ATGAGCTCCGGTACTTTTGATGGCTTAAATTTGTCTACTTTTGCAGCCCGGTTTCAACATTCGACTACATGAACTTACAATTAACGCGGCCGCTCGTTTTTATAGACCTTGAAACAACGGGCACCCAATTATCCCAAGACCGCATTGTGGAGATCGCCATCATCAAGCTAAACCCGGATGGCAGCCGCCAGACAAAGCGCAAACTGATCAACCCCCAGATGCCCATTCCGCCCGCTACAACGGCGATTCATGGCATTACCGACGAGATGGTCAAAGACGCACCGACGTTTAAACAGGTGGCCAACGAGATCAAACAGTTTATCGGTCAAAGCGACCTGGCCGGTTATAACTCCAACCGTTTCGATATTCCGCTGCTGATGGAGGAATTCCTGAGGGCGGGCATGGAATTTGACATGCAACATATGCGCCTGGTGGACGTCCAGAAAGTGTTCCACATGATGGAGCAGCGAACCCTGGGGGCTGCGTA
This sequence is a window from Dinghuibacter silviterrae. Protein-coding genes within it:
- a CDS encoding 3'-5' exonuclease — protein: MNLQLTRPLVFIDLETTGTQLSQDRIVEIAIIKLNPDGSRQTKRKLINPQMPIPPATTAIHGITDEMVKDAPTFKQVANEIKQFIGQSDLAGYNSNRFDIPLLMEEFLRAGMEFDMQHMRLVDVQKVFHMMEQRTLGAAYKFYCDKILEDAHSAEADAAATLEVLEAQVVRYPQLGQTVESLLKHIGEDRFVDFARRMVFENGVEVFNFGKHKGRPVSEVLKAEPQYYDWMMKGDFPLHTKQKLTEILNRTLLKKG